The stretch of DNA catatattaatatcatgtagtactctatttattgtcatgcatgacacaaagtagcatagcatttattatgatatgATATCATAATATGATACTCCACCATTTTTTTCTTCATTTAATGATATGACACCTCATCAGACTAGTcacagtggggagtaacttagagtagtaacatgcatatgttactaccTTCACAGTGGGTAGTAATATGTGTATTGTGTTATAcatcacttcatttattaggctatagatgttggggaacgtaacagaaattcaaaattttcttacgtgtcaccaagatctgtctatggagaaaccagcaacgaggggaaggagagtgcatctatatacccttgtagatcgctaagcggaagcgttcaagagaacggggttgaaggagttgtactcgtcgtgatccaaatcaccggagatcctattgccgaacggacggcacctccgcgttcaacacacgtacagcccgacgacgtctcccatgccttgatctagcaaggagagagggagaggttgaggaagactccatccagcagcagcacaacggcgtggtggtggtggaggaacgtggtactccagcagggcttcgccaagcaccgcaagagacgaggagggagaggtgtagggctgcgccaagaaggagaggaactcgtgtgtctttgggcagcccaaacctcaagtatatatagggggaggggaggggctgcgcccccacccagggttccctccctaggggtggcggcagcccccagatcccatctgggtggcggccaggtggaggggagagggaggagcaccaggtatgggccctaaggcccatctacccttagggtttgccccccctcctccccttaggcgccttgggcccttgtggggggggggggcgcaccagcccacctggggctggtcccctcccacacttggcccatgcagccctccggggcttgtggccccacttggtggacctcCGGGAACCTCccgatggtcccggtacgttaccgataaaaccctaAACTTTTttggtgaccaaaacaggacttcccatatataaatctttacctccggaccattctggaactcctcgtgacgtccgggatctcatccgggactccgaacaacattcggtaaccacatacaaacttcctttataaccctagcgtcatcgaaccttaagtgtgtagaccctacgggttcgggaaccatgcagacatgaccgagacgttctccggtcaataaccaacagcgggatctggatacccatgttggttcccacatgttccacgatgatctcatcggatgaaccacgatgtcgaggattcgatcaatcccgtatataattccctttgtctagcggtattgtacttgcccgagattcgatcgtcggtatcctgataccttgttcaatctcgttaccggcaagtctctttactcgttccgtaacacatcatcccgtgatcaactccttgatcacattgtgcacattatgatgatgtcctaccgagtgggcccagagatacctctccgtcacacggagtgacaaatcccagtctcgattcgtgccaacccaacagatactttcggagatacctgtagtgtacctttatagccacccagttacgttgtgacgtttggcacacccaaagtattcctacggtatccgggagttgcacaatctcatggtctaaggaaatgatacttggcattagaaaagctttagcatacgaactacacgatctttgtgctaggcttaggattgggtcttgtccatcacatcattctcccaatgatgtgatcccgttatcaacgacatccaatgtccatggtcaggaaaccgtagccatctattgatcaacgagctagtcaactagaggcttactagggacatggtgttgtctatgtatccacacatgtatctgagtttcccatcaatacaattctagcatggataatagacgattatcatgaacaaggaaatataataataaccaatttattattgcctctagggcatatttccaacaatagaCTCATCTttttttatatgttgatgttacagtaactagctatgttactacatgcctctctttcttcattaattacatgccacatcatctattttgccTAGATAAGTGTGATATCACTACTTATGTTACTTCCATTGTGGGTAGtctcaaaattgcctagttgacatgcatgatactcttatgatactaccattacgaccagcctaaCGAATTCCGTACATTTTGTTGTAGAAGCTAGAAGTAGTAGTAACTCCGAGCATCTTCAATAACTATTCTATAATTGATGATCCAAAATAACCATTTAGTGAAGAAGGGAAGATTCATGAAATATTTTTCATTATATATCACTGATTGTGTAAAACAGATTAACTGTATTTTATCACCTAGCTTCACCTCTGTTCCAGTTATGCAAGTGCACTACGAATAACTTCACGGTTTATCAATTACTAATCCAATATTTTTTTATCATGCACCACACACTTGCGAATATAATTTTTGAATTGTCAATATGGTGTCACCAAACAAACATGAAGAAACTATGCGCTGACCATGGAATGCCTACAAGTCCTCCACAAAATCATCTATGAGTTGCTCATGGGAAGCAAGGTCTTCGATCTCTTATCGCACTTGAACAAATCTTGCGATCGAGTCTTTATTCCTACAAATTGCCCGCCTCCCCATGCCCTCACACCCGCAGACCACCGCTTAACCAAGCCTATCCTtaatgatcatgttgtgcatgatcacaggtATGTCATGCATAATAGCAAGAAATAGCAGATTGGTCTTTGCAACACCCCAAATGCACACCCCATATCTTTCCTATTACCTCACAAAATGACCTCTCTTGTTACCTTGAGGGTCCGATATTGGCTTAAATATTTGTGGCTCATGCTGGATATACCCCATCTGCTGGATAATATCCCAACTTGTACTTGCAATGACTGGCTTCAAACTCCAGTAATGGTGCCTCTCCAAGGGCGAACCTCAAGAAGAGAGGTAGTTGATGCATCGTATTGATGCCACTTCAAGAATCGCACATGCCAATCCGTTGTTTTAATCATCCTTGGCCTCAAGGATAATGGCAGGACCATGGACATGTCCGTTGAATTGCCCATGACAAGCCAAAGAACGTAGTTGGAAGCATGAACAAGCAGGGAGACATTCGGTCTAACACATATAGTGTAAAAAAAAATATCATCTCTAATAGGCGGCATCAATGCTCCTTACATAAGCAAGCGAAAGTTAGAGAATGATGATGCATGGTCTTATACCTCTCAGCATTGACTCGCGCATGGTTGCGACAGCGACCCTACCAAGAGGCAGTGAGGCTCTAGTAGATAGATGGGGCTGGTACGGACGACGATGTGGCTTTTCATAATGATGGCACGGGAGTTGTGGGGGTTGTCTTACGTAACAATTCTAGTGAAGCGATTGCGGGTGCTGCTGAACCTATACACCATGTGTTGGATGCTGGATCGGCAAAGCCTTTAGCCATGCTCAAAGGATTTGAGCTACTAGAAAGACTAGTATGCTTGGGAGCGGCGGTGGAATCAGACTGTTTGGACTTGATTAATGCATGCACTGGAGTCATTGAATTATTTGGTCCCTCCTCAGTTATACTGGCGAAAATCTTCGCAAAGGCACAACACATTGCTGGAATATCCTTTCAGCATTGCAAGCGGGATGCAAATTTAGTTACGCACAACTTAGCAAAACATTCGTACAAGTTGAAGTCTTTTATTTTTTGGGATGATGTCCCTCCTAGTTTCTTATTTCCATTTTTGATTCATGATCCAATTTTGTTGGCTTCGAAATTGCCGAATAGGCATTCCCTCTCAAAGAAAAAAAAGGCCATACACGAGAGATAAAAATCAATCACCTTGAAGCTCTATCAGGAATCCAATTTGGCTCTAAGGAGCATATGCTCTGCGCGTTAAaaatgtttttttttgaaaatgtcAAATAAATAAATGGATGGATGTGTCATCACACACAAATGCTATATCTGCAAATCCTTAGCATTTTGAAATGTGCAAAAAAAAAGTCAAACGCCAAATATCACCTTCAAATGTTAACTTAATTTTGTTTATTCACCGATTCACATGAAAACTGTCAAGCACCTTTGTTGCACTGACATGAAACATTTACCAAAACTCAGAATTTTTATAATTTATTTACTATTTGTTTTGAATTGACTGTTCATCAAGGTTCCCAGAGCCAAAATGCCATCCCATGCTTAAGGCCTCCTTGCTCACGCCCGTAATTTACAAAGCTAGCCAGTACAACACAAGTTCCATGTTAACTCATAAATCAGTATTTTTTGCCACATCCATCCCAAGTAGAGCTTTGGAAATAAAAAAAGCTTCCAGCCCCTCCCAGTCTCACAAAGTGAAATAAACCGGTGGGGGGTTTACGACCTCCATCTTCGATCTAGACACGTTTCCGGTGAGCATGCTCTCGGACATGGCCTCGTCCACCTGGAAAGGCTGCACCTGGGCGATCCTCTCCGGGATCGCCTGGCCACGCTCCACGCGAGCAAGAACTTCATAGTGCGCTCTCAACTTGTTGGGCTTTGTTTTCCACTCGGGCAAGTTAGACCAGTTCACCTCTCCATCAGCAATCCGCTTCTCCACCGTGAATCCCATTTTGACATATGTTTGCGCCGACGCCCGTGCATTCACCAACTTGAACGTGCCCTTCTCACCCGCCTTCTTACCGAGAACCTTGGCCAGTAGTTCTTCAAGCCCCTGCAGGCTGCCATCCGATGCATTCAATGACAAAAAGGGCCACAATCCGGGGCTAGGTGATTCATCCTCATCGTCTGTGACGGCAGGGATGGCACGCGAGGAGAGCTCCACTTGACCTGGGGCCAACCTTTTGAGCTTGAGCTTGTCATTCGGAGACATGGAAGGGGTTGATGATAAGGAGGTTGGACCCTCGATCCGGAGGGACATCAGGGGTTTCTGATTAGACCGAGCCGCACCGCGTAGGGCTCGAGCAATGGAAAGCAAGCTAGACAGGCGGCCCTTGTATGTGGTGCGGTTGAGAGGAAGTGGTAGTTCGAGGGGCAAACGGAGGCTCACCGCCCTAGCACCTTTCACTGTTACCACCGCACCATCAGCAAGAACAACTTTCTTCAGGGTTCCAGCTTCCACATCATGCTGTACAGAAACAGATATTAGCATTTCATATGCGATATGATGAAATTCCATGTCTACATGTATAGTATAATTCAATAAACACGAATATTTGTCCACTGGCTGCATCACAATGGTTGGCATGTATGTGAATGCCATGTTGTATCTTTCGTCAGATGAAAATGTGCCCGCACACACACAACAAGAAAGTAAATGAACGTTATTTTTTCAAGGCTTTGAGATGAATTCCAGAGTGTATTGCAGGTAGGTACAAACAAACACATCCTCACGGTGAGTGAGATCTATCTAAAATCACCAGTGCAAGGAATCCACAATGTCCAACTCCCTGATGTCAACCAATAATTTCACTATTGCCTATTCAGATACGAGCTTTCATCATCGTAATAAAAGTTTGCAGCAACAGTGACACAACTTCTAAACACATAAGAGCACTTCCATTCATTATGCGGACATATTCAGAAGTCAGCCAGCCATTTCAGCTGGCACTATCAACATGTGATGACTGAAGATGGTCTCTGCTTCTGCTTATTTCTTGAAGTGACATAAGAAACCTGACTAAGTGCTCTACAATATCTAGCCCATGACAGTAGCCACATTTGATGTTCAGAGACAAAAGATGTGTTTTTGGTCCTTGGCAGTGTTACCAATTCTGTTGATACTGTAGGGGGGATGCAATTTAAGCTCAGTCTAATCTTGTATATATTCTTCTTTTGTGTGCAGGTGAGACCGTATTTACGTTTTGATGTTTTGAGCCCAATTATTTTACAATATTGAATATTCTATCCCAAGTTAGATCCCCACATTAATGTATAAGATGAAGAATGATGACAATATCTGTCAGTAGTAGCACACCTTTCCCCTGTCACTAACTCCTAACCTCGTCCAGTCCCCATCTTGACGTCCTCCAAGATTAAACAAAGATAACTAAGGTGAGCATGCCTGAcccttttttttaaaaaaacttctCCTTCTCTGGGATTTCAGGCACAGGCAGAGGCAAGGAAACCATATCAACAACCCACAACTCTCAAGTCTCAACTCTCAACCAACCTTAAGACAAGCGATACAGCAAAAATAAACAAATCATCTGATCTTACCGGCAAAGCGAGCCTGACGTCGTCGCCGTCCTGGATCCAGAGCTCCATGGGCCCGGCGAGCTGGAAGGGCGGCAGCGTGGGGTCGAAGCTCCCCCGCCCGATCTCGGCGAGCGCCGTGTCGTCGGCGTCGGCCTGGGACCGGAAGATGGGCAGGTCGACGAAGTCCCAGCGGTTGACGTCCTCGAGCAGCCGCACCGGCACGGCCTTCCTCCCGACCTCCATGTCGAACTCGTACGCCACCGCGTGCCCCACCAGCGCGTCCCTCACGTCGAACCCGGACACCTTGAGCTCCTCCGACTGGAGCCCCAGCCCCTTCACGATCGCCTCCCTCAGGTCCTGCAGCGCGGATCCGACAACCGCGTCGCCCATCAGCTCCAATCAGGCCGTGATCGATCAAGCCGTGGCACGAGAGGTTAAGGGAGGGAGGGGGGACTCACGGAGATGGCCTTGGGGACGGGGGGCTTGGGCGCCGCGTCGAGGCCGCGCGACGAGCCGATCGCGAGGAGCAGCGCCAGGGGCAGCGCGAGGAAccgccatctggctcgagcggcGGCCATCGCTGCTCCTCGTCTCCCCTATCAATTCGACCGGAATACTTGCTGCTCCTTCGGCGAGGAAGAGGGGGAGAAAAGAAACGGAACTCTCTGGAGGAAGGGGACGGAGCTCGGGCGGTATGTATAGTTGCGGGCCCGCGTAGGGCTGCGTCTGCGTGGAATTTTCCAGAGGGCGGGCCCGTTCTGGATTGGCCGGTTAATGGCGTGGAGGTACGTGTCGAGGACCAATCACAGACGGCATCGCAGGATTGCGTGGACGAGCGGTTGGATTTCGAAGCGGCCCCGGTACGTATCTACATTTTTTTCCGAGGTAATAGCACCCGAGGTACCTTAACTTGCACAAAATGTGATGATTCAGTTTTAAATTTGCAAAACGTGACTCTATCATACCTCAACTTGTACCTCATGTGATGATTTAGTCCCAGGCCAATCACAACTCGACAATTGGCAGCTAGGTGGCTGGACCGGTCAGCGCATGCACTTTTGCAGAAACCCCCTGACTTTTCCCCTATTCAACCCGTACTCTCTCCACCTGAATTAATTCTGACAGAACGAATCCACCTCGCGTCCGCCTCTGTTCCCCTCATGCTCACCTGCCCCCCTCAGCTCCAGCTCCATCTCCACGCCGACGgcaagctcgccgccgccgtccagCTTCAGCTCCGGCGTCATGGTCTCCTGGTCGGACGGTTCGTTCTCCACATCAACATCCCGAGCAAGGTGACGGTGGTGGGCGACGTGATGCCACTGGGCGTGCTCACCAGCATCTCCAAGGTGAAGCCCGCGCAGTTCTGGCCGTTGCAGCCGTGCCCCCCGCGCGCCTCCGCTTCCTTCTGAACGCTCCAATAAGTGATCTCTCTCCTTTCTCTGAATCACAAGTAGATACGAGGTCCTAGCTGCTCGAGTGGTCGAGGACGAACCAGTGATCAGAACCTGGAGCTTGTCGTCCAACCTTCAGTAGGACCAGAACCTGGAGCACTCCAGCTCCAGCTCCATCACGCCGGACTGGTCGACCGCCATGTGATGATCCGGCGTGGCCTTGGTCGGCGACGACATGGAGGACGGCGAGCCGCTGGCGCTGCTTCCACCGCCGCCGTTGCGGCGTGCCGTGCCGCCGTAGGCGTTGGCCATCCTGAGCCTGACCATCTCGGCCTGCGCCAGCGCGAGCTGGGTCTGTAGCGACTCCACCTGTCGCTGCAGCGACGTGATGGCGCCGACGCAGCCGTAGATGGGGTCGCGCACGCGCGCGTTCACCTCGTACACCAGGCTGCTCACCGCGTCGCCCCGGTGCTCCGCTGGAATCTCCTGCAGGTTGCACGCACACATACATCATGCTTTGTTTCAGacggaagaagaagaaaaaaagtgGTTTCCTACCTAGTAATAGTTACTGTACTACACATGAACGACATGACTCTAATAAGTTGAGAAAGATGATGCTTGCAACATGTTTGGTGCGGCCGAAAGTTTCTGAATTTTCTGTTGAGGTGGGAGGCATGTGCAGTGGTCGTCTGAAGATGGCTGCtgcaaagagagagagagagagcaaagCCGTACAATAACCATTGATTGACTGACTGTTGGGATGGATTATCACCACATGGGAGGGAGAAGATTTCATTTAGAGATACAGCCAAGCCTTTTTTCGATTTAGTAAGATCCTAGGGAGCATGTCTATGGGAACATTACTGATGAAAGCACGGGAAAATTACGCTATTAACtccaatgtatttttctctattaaCTCCAATGTATTTTTTTAAGATGCAATAGGAAAATTACGCTGCGTGACATGCATCATATTCCCGTGTTTTCTTCCTACGCCcgccatttttatttactccccATATTAGGTTTGTCTAAATTCAAACTTTATATACTTTCAACAAGTTTGTGGAAAAATATATTAACATATATACCTTCAAATATATATATCATTGAACCTAAAAAAATATATCATTGGATTAATCATTAGATATATTTTCGCATCACATAAATGTGTTACTTTCAACTTGGTCAAATTTGataaagtttgacttcagtcaaagcTAATACGTGAAGTTAATAAAAATGGAAGGAGTAATTTTTTGATCGAACGATTTGGTAATGAAGTTGTTTACACGGAAGTTGGTTGAGTATGCTCGAGATCTAGCCTTCCCAGACTTAGCATCAATGCATGGCGTGCACGTACATACATTTCCTCGGCGATCGAAATTACGCGGTTATCATACCGGAGTACTCCAGCtatagctagctagctagcttgtGTTGGCGCGCGCACTCGAGCCGTCAGTGGTCAGCGTGAATGCATGCATGCAAGAATGATTTGCTCCGCCCACCACGGCAAAGACAGTTTTGATTGATCAATGCCATGGCAAATTCAGGTGGAGATGAGTGCGGGTTGATTAAAGAAAAGGACAGGGGGTTTTGTGCAAAAATGCATGCGCTGACCGGTCCAGCCACCTGGCTGCCAATTGGCGAGCTGTGATTGGCCTGGGACTAAATCATCACATGAGATGCAAGTTGGGTATGGTGGAGTCAAGTTTTGCAAGTTTGAGACTGAATCATCACATTCTGTGCAAGTTAGGGTACCTGGGGTGCTATTACCTCTTTTTTTCCACGGACCACGCATCTCCAACAGCAACCCGTAAATTTTCTCCTGCATATATCCGCGGATAATAAATAGATCAGTCcgcgaatcaacctgtggttgagttggttaggtggacagtggtatccccaacccaccagggttcaaatcctggtgctcgcattattcctgaatttatttcaggatttccggcgatgcgctttcagtgggagtagacgttcccgtcgacgacgaggcgcctacggtgacttcgtaaatctcaagatgatatgccggctcagtctctcggaggtgctcataggggtagggtgtgcgtgtgtgcgttcataggggtgagtgtatgcgcgtgtatatgagcgcttgtgtctatactgatgctcaaaaaaagAATAGATCAGTCCGCAAACACGAATGCGGGATGACGAACTAACCAGACGAAACTCATTTAAACAAGGCCGGATTTCATTTAAACATGATCTATTTCAATACATTTACATCAACTAAG from Triticum urartu cultivar G1812 chromosome 3, Tu2.1, whole genome shotgun sequence encodes:
- the LOC125544887 gene encoding uncharacterized protein LOC125544887 gives rise to the protein MAAARARWRFLALPLALLLAIGSSRGLDAAPKPPVPKAISDLREAIVKGLGLQSEELKVSGFDVRDALVGHAVAYEFDMEVGRKAVPVRLLEDVNRWDFVDLPIFRSQADADDTALAEIGRGSFDPTLPPFQLAGPMELWIQDGDDVRLALPHDVEAGTLKKVVLADGAVVTVKGARAVSLRLPLELPLPLNRTTYKGRLSSLLSIARALRGAARSNQKPLMSLRIEGPTSLSSTPSMSPNDKLKLKRLAPGQVELSSRAIPAVTDDEDESPSPGLWPFLSLNASDGSLQGLEELLAKVLGKKAGEKGTFKLVNARASAQTYVKMGFTVEKRIADGEVNWSNLPEWKTKPNKLRAHYEVLARVERGQAIPERIAQVQPFQVDEAMSESMLTGNVSRSKMEVVNPPPVYFTL
- the LOC125544888 gene encoding uncharacterized protein LOC125544888 encodes the protein MLTCPPQLQLHLHADGKLAAAVQLQLRRHGLLVGRFVLHINIPSKVTVVGDVMPLGVLTSISKIRGPSCSSGRGRTSDQNLELVVQPSVGPEPGALQLQLHHAGLVDRHVMIRRGLGRRRHGGRRAAGAASTAAVAACRAAVGVGHPEPDHLGLRQRELGL